gttattgaaaattttgagtttaaTTGAAAAGGatgagtgaaaaatgagtcttttattttaaagaataaacaaaagaaaaatggcctaaaatgggacttaaaaagtgcAACGGTTTTtgcccaaaataatagtctaaaaaggaGTCGCCACTTAGTATCGAatttaggtgtaccaagtcacctaaaaatatatttttaataaaaaaatagataaaaccctttttagacgacTCCAGATTTttaagaacaagagaaaagagttcgggaatcacggttgaagaaagggaagacaaaGATTTGATAGAATCAAATTTAAAgtaccctttcaacctagcgaaatttagttgcgagatttagtcgaaaattttcttaatctaacctATAAAGCTTATTATATTAGGGTGTtttctatatggatgcaaatttAGATCTAAAGAATATCGAAAGGGTTGGaatatcttttcaaaatttaattggtgcgaatcacattagttgtgatGCCCAAAAATGATTCTTAAAAGAGGTCACAAATATGTAAAAATGAgattcaaagaaaaagaaaaattataatatataaatatacatgacctaaaagagagaaatgcaacataacgggtacaGAAAACTAAGGTTCGtgatttcaattttcctttttatagaggaGACATGAGCGTGCTAAAGTTAAGAAGTCATACTCGTTCATTTCTCATATTTGAAGGGTGATTCTcttaatctaatcaagcaaatgtactaatttacttctaattttttaaatgaaatgcaaCTCTAAATGTTATGTTTCACACACATAAGGACAAGGGAGATTATATAGGAGATATCATGCAAGATGagaaaatatcctaaaaatggaaaatatgTATAAAATGTTATGAATGTCACGCAAAATATGAATCTAGCTCGAGAAcaacctaaagggtctagcattggacaatcccatttctacaaaatttttactagcgttggattagTGAGACATCGGGGAgaaaagccacaactagcgttggactagtgtggtgacatcaTGCATTTactataactaaataaatcatataaagcataattaaagcaagtaaacacataatgcacATAAAACACACAACACATAGGCATAATTTCTAAATGCAAAACCCTAGTGAAAACGGATAAACacgtaaacacacaagcatgcaaacacGCACACAAATAaaagcctaactattacattcggggccctaactacaatttaagaaaaaatttaaaaataataacttaactattacatttatctaattaattacatttttggcaaaattaaaacctatctattatataatctagctaaatacatgtcttgagcgcctatctattacaatttgacgttttaatgcctctcaaataatcatcaaaattaaataaaaaatgaaaacttaacatgaataataaaaaaacactcaaaacatgcaattacacataaaaatACATTGGAACAcgtaaaagaatttaaaataatgaaagagattacctcccttgaagttgtggttaaatggagtgaaatttgCTCTACTTAtacttcaaaatcaacaaatggtcaaaacaccaatttaattaacaaataaatgaaaataactatgaaatctaccaattaaaGCACTTAAATGAGGtgtaattaacaattaaagagaaaaacaaattgtatttaagaaataaaactgTCAGGGatctaattgcaaaaattaagaaatttgTTGGGATAACTTATAAATATTACAAAGATTAGGgatcaaaatcaaagaaaaataaagtttatgaccaaaatgcaattaaaataGGAACTTAATTGAAAGAAATCAAAAGTTTTAGGGCCataatataattatttaaaagtCCGGGGGTCAAAGCACAAATTTTGTCATCAGATTCTCTTAAGAAATtgggccattgggccatttttcTATTTCCTTCGGGCCAGAAACCACTTAGCCCAAGTAAAAGTCCAAGAAAACAAACAGGCCAACCCGTTCTTTTTTTATCACCTAAACCCCAATCGAAAACATTGGGTTTTAACCCTCCAAACCCATGtgaaacccaacaaaataaacctCAAACTTTAACCAAAAGcccatataaaaaaaaacttaaccCAACCTAACCTATTTTACTAAAATCCAACAAAGTGATAAATCTACAAAAAATTGCTAGACCTTAATTATGTATTAAATCTCAAAATTAATCTACCTAACAAGTCACATAAAACATCCAAAAGAAGATTAAAGTTTAAAAGGGGCAAAATTGATTCATTTGCAGAAGCTTTTGGATCATAGTGAAATTACGTAAAAAAATTAAGGGATCTAAGTGCAATTTTAAAAAATCCATGCAGTCTAGTACaaagaagctttcttcttcttctacaaCTCTGAGTTCTTCATTACCTAGAAACCACACAAgacaaaatccaaacaaatGAGATCTTATGAACTTTATTTCACAATCCCAAAGCTAAACTCAAACAGCAAAGAGCCATGACCAAGCCAATCATCTAAAAATGAGCACGGTTGAAATATGAAGCAAAACTCAACAGCAAAATAACTCAAGATTCATGTCTAACAGGTTTGAGTTTCATGAAAAATCGTGTTAAACCAACAAGAGGAGAAACTATGGTTACCTTAGAACCCCGATGAAGTAAAATGAACATGAAATGCCTCCAAGAAATCGCGCTGGTTTTGGAAACGAAACTCAAAGAGCTTTTGCCGCAGGTATTTCAGCGATGGTGAACCTGGAACTTGGAACCCCGATTCAACTGATTTGGAGATGTTTTTTCCAAACAGTTTTTGAATAAAAGTTGTTTAGATCCCTCCCAAGAAAGTTTAGAAACAGAGAATCCGCTCCAAAAACTCAAAACGAGATCGGAATTTAGTGATGAAGAAGGCTGACGGCTCAACCTGGTTATCGTatttttccagaaaaatttatttttttccttttttcacttttttctctctttgggTTTCTTTTCCACCGCATCCTCACTTGTTCCTctccttctctctctttctcagaCCCCCTTGTTATCTATTTATATGGAATCAAAACCCCCTCCAACCCTAATGTCAATGGGTGCGATGAAATCGATTTTTAGGGATGATTTTGAGCCTTTAGATGGTAGATTTGGGATAAGAATTGGAAGATGATCTATCCCTTGTAATGGGGGGCTTaaatggaaagaaaaatgcaacaaaaTTGAGTGGAAATGGGATGGAGCTTGTTGCTGCCATTTTGTACTTCGACTACGTTCATGGCTTTTGGAATGAATTCATGAACGTCGCGTgagtaaaaatatatatatatatatatattaacaaaaattgattttgatttttcttttctttttctttgatttttctaaaaaatcgatttttttcaagaaatggaagtgaaacaaaacaaaataaaataaataaaattaaaaaataaaatgataaaatttgttgtctatagcttgcccctctttATCTAGATTTCGAAAAAATTCAAGATAAAGATGTAGACACCCAATTATTTATCTATCTGACTCAATTACAATCGAAACAACTAGCAAAACTTAATTATttaaatctagaaaataaaagGAGCTGTGGGATAGTCCAAACCTAACAAAATAAACGGTCGGTGGGATAAAACTAGATCCGATgtggttggtgggataaaaatCAAACCTAACGAAATAaaagattggtgggataaaatccaaatgcaacaaaagaaacgttcggtgggataaaatccaaacccgatgtggttggtgggataaaacccaaatccaacaaaataaacgtTCGGTGGGATAAAACTTAAATTTGACATGAtttgtgggataaaatccaaacccaacaaaataaacattcgatgggataaaacccaaactcaaaaaaaaaaatgttagtgcgataaaattcaaatccaataaaataaatGTTCGGTGAGAtaaaatccaaaataaaaggttGGTAGGATgaaattcaaacccaacaaaataaaagattgatgggataaaacccaaacttAACAAAATAAGCGTtcggtgggataaaacccaaatccGACGAGATTGATGAAATAAAACCCAAACCTAACAAAATAAAAGGttgatgggataaaatccaaatctaacaaaataaatgttcggtgggataaaatccaaatctaACAAAATAAAAGAGTTAGACAAAAAATGTGTTTGAATCAAAAGGTGCGAAgtgatttttgttatttttttaaacaaatattAGACTTacttaaatgataaaatgtcaCCTTTGTGGCAAAATTGCCCCAGTATAGATTAGACTTGACTGaatgattactgattttctgatCCTTTAAGAAAATGTGTGTAGTTCAATCCTGTAAAAGAGAAATAATTACAACGAAATATAATGCCACTAGCATGTGATCCCTCGAGTCTTGGGAAACTTGATCCTTTTAATATCGCACAACTGTTTGATTCGAAAATCTTGTGTAGCCCCTTCTTGATCTGCTAGCATCTGTATTCAGCCAACTGAGTTTAGACCATAAGAAATATGTTTATGCACCAATTACGATAGATTACAGGGATTGTCTTTTGGGTGAGTTAAATGGAacgcaaataaaaattttagacaaaattaTTTCATGCGGACACCAAATGGAGTAAAATAATTCTTCAACAAGAAAAATGACTCTTACAAAGTTTACGGAACAATTTGGAGACTCAAATACAAATTCGAATTACCCATCTATGATGAGAAAAACATCACACTTGACCCCTTCAGATATCACATTTCTGAAATTTGGTGTTGCCAAAAGAAGCTCAACACGAGGAGAAATCCAAACGAATATAGAATCTCTCGGCTTTCTATTTCTAGCTTAGTCCATGATTCAAAACGCTACCTTAGcaccctttcgggttttcaccaaggttgccccaacccatttattttctttcttttacttttgcttttgcttgttttttttgttgttattttttttttgaaaaggtGCCCTTTCAGGTTTTCACCTAATTAACAAATTTTACCAATAGCCTATATCGATTTAGAAATATGTTTCAAGAATTGATGGCATCAGTGTGACAATCCTTCCCTTGCAAAATTGACGAAagtgtattgacatcatttgccatttgattaaaaaaatttctattagAGTCACTGCTAAGGTGGAAGTCGGGGCTTTAAGGCTTTTGTAATAGGGTCAGGCGTGGTGTTAAGAAATGTTATGGTTGGaaggcaaaattttttttttttaggattttcaaaaatCCTAAGATCACATCCTATAAAATCTTGCCCCAGTATAGGGCTATTGAAACTTAAAAATTTTTCCCAGTTTGGcttttgcttttttcttttttctttttaatttatttacaaATGTAAGATAAAATTAGCCCCAGTGTGTGGTTTGCGATCTTTAGGCGGTTACCAAACTAAGGAGTAGATTATTCTGGAGGTTCAAAGGGGAGAACTAGAGATAAAAtgttcaaaggaaaaagaaaaaggcccGCCTTATAGTCCACCTTAAACcgtatttcaaaaaaattcacataatcagataaaaaACGTCTTGCACATGTCTGAAttgattggctgaggaaaaatctGTCCGCCCATCTCTATGAGAATAAGTGCTCCTCTAGGCAATACCTTCTTAACAATGAAAGgtccttgccaatttggaacaaattttcctttagcttcatcttggATGGGAAGAATTCGTTTCAAAACTTTGTCCCTTTCTTGGAATAGATGAGGTTTGACCTTCTTATTGTAGGCACGAGCCATTCGCCTTTGATAGTACTGTTCGTGGCAAACGGTATTTAATCGCTTTTCATCAATCAAGGATAGTTGCTCGTGTTGTTGTTTAGTCCATTCTGCTTTATCCAACTGAGTTTCCATTAAAATGCGCAAAGGGGGGATCTCAACCTCTGCGGGTAATACTGCTTCCATATCGTACATGAGACAATAAGGCGTTGCCCCAATAAAAGTTCTAATTGGAGTCCAATAAGTCATTAATACATGCGGCTTCTTCTTATGCCAATCTCGATGCATTTCCGTCATTTTGCGAATgattttttttcagatttttgtttGCAGCCTCTACTACTCCGTTCATCTGAAGCCTGTAGATAGCCGTATTCTGAtgtttgattttgaattgtTCGCATAatccatctaccatgtcattaTTGAGGTTTCTGGCATTGTCAGTGATCAGCATCTTTGGCACTCTGAAACGACAGATAATGTGGTCTCTCAAAAAATCGAATACTACTTTCTTGTTCACGCTCTTGTAAGATGCCGTTTCAACCCATTTGGTGAAATATTCGATCGCTACCAGGATGAATCGATGCCCATTTGAAGTTAGGGGTTCAATAGTTCCAATCACGTCCATTCCCCACATTGAGCAGGGCCAAGGAGTAGTCACACTACGTAACTCTGTAGGAGGAGCATGTATAATATCGGCATGCATTTGACACTTAATACATTTCCTGACAAAATCTACACAGTCATACTCCATGGTGAGCCAAAAATACCTCATTCTCATGATCTTATTATCCAGTAAGTGCCTATTCATGTGGGGTCTACATACACCACTGTGAAtttctttcatcatatattcAGCTTCCTCTCTATTGATGCACCTTGGAAGGCACAAATCAGATGTTTTCTTATATAACACCTCTCCGTTCAGAAAAAATCTTGATGACATTTTGCGCCAGGAGCTTTTGGCAGTTGAATCAGCAACCAGAGGGTAAGATCCCGTCTTTATAAATTTCTGATGGCGCTATACCACCGATGATCGTCAGAGATCTCTTCTATAGTTAAGCAATGTGTCGATTTATCTTGGAACTGAATCTGAATAGGTTCGCTTACCAGCTCGTCCGGGTGTTGAATCATAGAAGACAAAGTGACCAGAGTATCAACAAAA
This sequence is a window from Coffea eugenioides isolate CCC68of chromosome 7, Ceug_1.0, whole genome shotgun sequence. Protein-coding genes within it:
- the LOC113777273 gene encoding uncharacterized protein LOC113777273, translated to MTEMHRDWHKKKPHVLMTYWTPIRTFIGATPYCLMYDMEAVLPAEVEIPPLRILMETQLDKAEWTKQQHEQLSLIDEKRLNTVCHEQYYQRRMARAYNKKVKPHLFQERDKVLKRILPIQDEAKGKFVPNWQGPFIVKKVLPRGALILIEMGGQIFPQPINSDMCKTFFI